One region of Rhodophyticola sp. CCM32 genomic DNA includes:
- a CDS encoding DUF6468 domain-containing protein → MDMVLTFLADLLMVAAALGAAAYCLILSRRLTRLSSIDKGLGGAIAVLSAQVDDMNASLEAAKSGSASAIARLEELTRQAREIAGDLEVMIAACHDVPTSTPPVAAQPDLSPEPQETAGQTPVGEDGATPDIPVFERRRSQTQAEAGVTPPLFRHHRSTPAGASR, encoded by the coding sequence ATGGATATGGTTTTGACCTTTCTGGCCGATCTGCTGATGGTGGCCGCAGCCTTGGGCGCGGCAGCCTATTGTCTGATCCTGTCGCGGCGGCTGACGCGGCTCAGCAGCATCGACAAGGGTCTGGGCGGCGCGATTGCCGTTTTATCCGCCCAGGTCGATGACATGAACGCGTCGCTGGAGGCTGCGAAATCCGGGTCCGCATCGGCCATCGCGCGGCTTGAGGAACTGACCCGGCAAGCCCGCGAAATTGCCGGTGATCTGGAGGTTATGATCGCCGCCTGCCATGATGTGCCCACATCCACCCCGCCTGTGGCGGCACAGCCTGACCTGTCGCCGGAACCGCAGGAAACAGCAGGGCAAACGCCTGTTGGTGAAGACGGAGCCACCCCCGACATCCCGGTTTTTGAACGGCGCAGATCACAGACCCAAGCCGAAGCCGGGGTCACACCGCCGCTGTTTCGTCATCACCGCTCAACCCCGGCAGGGGCATCTCGATGA
- a CDS encoding flagellar basal body-associated FliL family protein: MAASFTHAEDDMGHEPPSRPTEYVPVAFVPLETLIVSLGSEASGQHLIVTAELEVDPDYAAEVTTLSPRVLDVLNSYLRVVALEELSEPTSLIRMRAQMLRRIQVVTGAGRVRDLLITQFVVN; encoded by the coding sequence TTGGCCGCAAGTTTCACCCATGCCGAGGATGATATGGGGCATGAGCCGCCGTCGCGCCCGACTGAATATGTTCCGGTGGCCTTCGTGCCGCTGGAAACGCTGATCGTGTCGCTGGGGTCCGAGGCATCGGGCCAGCATCTGATCGTCACTGCCGAGCTTGAGGTTGACCCGGATTACGCGGCCGAGGTGACAACCCTGTCGCCCCGGGTTCTGGATGTTCTCAACAGTTATCTTCGTGTTGTCGCGCTGGAGGAGTTGAGCGAACCGACCAGCCTGATCCGCATGCGCGCGCAGATGCTTCGCCGGATTCAGGTGGTGACCGGGGCCGGGCGGGTGCGTGACCTTCTGATAACGCAATTTGTGGTGAATTGA
- the fliF gene encoding flagellar basal-body MS-ring/collar protein FliF yields MQQLSLYWMTLETRHKALLLGGLAALATVLIILSRLAMAPSYSLLYSGLEPTAAGEVVAALEARGVAYAIRGSGIYVDERRRDELRMNLAGEGLPANGAMGYELLDSLSGFGTTSQMFDAAYWRAKEGELARTILASPRIRAARVHLASPINDPFQTPAEMTGSVTIRPAAGGIGADHARALRYLVASSVPGLTPDKVTVIDADSGQLLGADDLDMPGADSAGRAEDLRQNIERLLAARVGRDNAVVEVSVDLDTTHETIVERRIDPESRIIIATDTEESSNRSSDGASGAVTVASNLPDGDGATDGQSSSAQTSESRERVTFDVSETHREVEREPGNIRRISVAVLVNGVREINADGLEVMTPRGAGELAALEQLVQSAIGFDAERGDQVTIRSMVFDDPPGDALRDQDGPGLFARLDIMRLIQIGLLSMVSLAIAFGVIRPVLARAPIAVTDQTQAFALGSTASQAALPPAAPAGAAASGDLPQADIAGGDGSGHPGNPAPGDIQQGADPAALPGLPSAPSAAAPDPVDRLRRLIEEREDETVEILRGWMEEDEEPA; encoded by the coding sequence GTGCAGCAGCTCAGTCTCTATTGGATGACGCTGGAAACACGCCATAAGGCGCTGTTGCTGGGCGGGCTGGCGGCGCTGGCCACAGTGCTGATTATCCTGTCGCGTCTGGCGATGGCGCCCAGTTACAGCCTGCTGTATTCCGGGCTGGAACCCACCGCCGCGGGCGAGGTTGTGGCCGCGTTGGAGGCGCGCGGAGTTGCCTATGCGATTCGCGGCTCTGGGATCTATGTTGATGAACGCCGTCGCGACGAATTGCGCATGAACCTTGCCGGAGAAGGCCTGCCCGCCAATGGGGCCATGGGTTATGAACTGCTTGATTCCCTGTCAGGTTTCGGCACCACATCGCAGATGTTCGATGCCGCCTATTGGCGCGCGAAAGAAGGGGAACTGGCCCGGACAATTCTGGCCAGCCCGCGCATTCGCGCCGCCCGCGTGCATCTGGCCAGCCCGATAAACGACCCGTTTCAGACCCCGGCAGAGATGACAGGCTCGGTCACCATCCGCCCGGCCGCAGGCGGGATCGGTGCAGACCATGCAAGAGCGTTGCGGTATCTGGTGGCCTCTTCCGTGCCGGGGCTTACACCGGACAAGGTGACCGTGATCGACGCCGATAGCGGGCAGCTTCTGGGCGCCGATGATCTGGATATGCCCGGCGCTGACAGCGCTGGCCGGGCAGAGGATTTACGCCAAAATATCGAACGTTTACTGGCGGCACGGGTCGGCCGCGACAATGCGGTGGTCGAGGTCAGCGTCGATCTGGACACGACCCATGAAACCATAGTCGAACGGCGGATTGACCCTGAAAGCCGGATCATCATCGCCACCGATACCGAGGAAAGCTCCAACAGGTCCAGCGACGGGGCATCCGGCGCGGTTACGGTTGCCTCGAACCTGCCCGATGGGGATGGCGCGACAGATGGTCAAAGCTCCAGCGCCCAGACCAGCGAAAGCCGGGAACGGGTGACCTTCGATGTCTCTGAAACCCATCGTGAGGTGGAAAGGGAACCGGGCAATATCCGCCGGATCAGCGTGGCGGTTCTGGTCAATGGTGTCAGGGAGATCAATGCCGACGGGCTGGAAGTGATGACCCCGCGCGGTGCCGGGGAACTCGCGGCACTGGAACAGTTGGTGCAATCGGCCATCGGTTTCGATGCCGAGCGGGGGGATCAGGTGACAATCCGCTCCATGGTGTTCGACGACCCGCCCGGGGATGCGTTGCGTGATCAGGATGGTCCGGGGCTGTTCGCGCGCCTTGATATCATGCGACTGATCCAGATCGGGTTGCTTTCCATGGTTTCCCTGGCCATCGCCTTCGGGGTGATCCGCCCGGTTCTGGCGCGCGCGCCGATTGCAGTGACGGATCAGACACAGGCCTTCGCTTTGGGCAGCACGGCCTCTCAGGCCGCGTTGCCACCCGCCGCGCCCGCCGGGGCCGCGGCAAGTGGTGACCTGCCCCAAGCCGATATCGCAGGGGGTGACGGGTCCGGCCATCCGGGCAATCCCGCGCCGGGCGATATCCAGCAGGGGGC